The genomic interval CGATAGTTCTCTCTACAATGCGCTAAAATACGAATTTCGTGTTCTCGTTCATAATTTGTGTTCATTTACAACCtgtataaatttattgaatctcatatttttaaatattgacatTTCAATTGAGCGTCACTAATTCTACGTTTATAAATGGTCCAATTAGTATTTCGCTATTAGGAGTAGCTGTTGATGAAGTATTCAACAACGTGTTTATCATAATACACAcaaaatattatgaattcttTTGACTACCGGCTCcaattatttcttaaattaaataatacttGATGCTAAATCCACAAGAAATAGGTTAAGAATACCAATTCAACATGAAATGTGTTATACCAGGAGCAAATGTGAGAGGTAAATGTCTCTTTAAATATTATACTAAGGTTATATTTCGTTTACACTTGTCACGTAAAGTACATTTATTTATAAGACGTGGTTTTACACATATGTGTAATAGTTTTAGCGAAGGCTATACATGCATTGGCAAGAATTGGAGACGAAATGTACATAGAACCTCAAAGCAGTAGCGTATCATTTCGTACTGTCAACATGGCTAATTCTGCATATGCTGATTTTACATTTTACCAAAGTTATTTCTCCTATTATGTGTATGGCGATTTGCAAGAAAACGATGCGttgaaatgtaaaatttcaATGAGGGTAGTATCGAATTACTGAATTTTCACTTAGTTGTATAAATGattcaatattttaattttacagaGCGCAATGATGGTATTTAAAACTCCAAATCTAATAGATAAACAAGTAGAAACATGTCACATCAGACTGGAACCGGATGcatctgaaattttatttattttaaagtacAAAAACAGTATTATAAAAACTCATTTATTACCTATATTAGATTGTGAAATATTACaggtatattttttttcatgtttatTAATTATTGTGTTTTTAGTATTTGTATTTATCAATTGTACTTTATAGACTGCATATGATAAAGATTGTGCAACAAACCAGTTTTCATCTCAACCTCGTGTATTAGGAGACGCAATGCAAAATTTTCACCAGAACTTAATTGAAATCACGTTGGAAGCTTCATCTCAAAAGCTTTTATTAAGGAATTATATAGACGATACTTCAggtaatttatattattaaataatgatacattgtaattttatgttttattaAATGGAATGTATATTCTTTTCAGGTTTGTCAAATACAACACGTACACAACTTGCACTCGGAAGGGGAGAATTTGATCGATATGATATTAAGACAGATACATCGATTACATTTTGTATGAAAGAATTTAAAGCTTTCTTGAATTTTGCAGAGTCTGTAATGATACCAGTTGGCATATACTTTGAACAAGCTGGAAAgtaagaaataattaatttaagtaGACATATGTATCTAATTGTGTGTAAGTAAATAACTACTAGTTATTTTTAGACCAGTTATATTCGGATTAAAAAATCCATCTTTTGATGGAAACTTAGTACTTTCTACATTAAGTTCTGGTACAGATAGTCAGACTGACAGTACAATAAGTGGCAGACAGGAAAAGTCTGTTAAAAGGAGAGCAGGGAATAGACGAGCTTCTAGGAGATCCAATAAATCTGCAACTaacattgaaaataaaacagctaagaaaaataaaactgcaGCAAGTGTTTCTGCTAAAGATATTCATCCACGTTTAGTAGAAcagaagaaacaaacaaacgaacATACTactaaagagaaagaaagttcACAATTAAATAGATCTAATAGAACTACGAAGAACAATGAAGGCAATGATCATATAAGTTATTTACCAGTCGAAGAACATAGTCAAAAACAATCTCACAGTAGATCAGTAGAACAGAATAATCAAAAGATATTTCATAATAATCCATCAACCAGTTACAACACAAGTGCACTTTCTAAACCCACTACAAGTGCAAGAGAATTAGTAAGTTCTGCATTTTCCACAATAACAAAGAGGAAGTCCGTTAATAATGAAACAGGTAGACAAGAGAGGGAAAATCAAGATAAAGCTGACATTTCAGATACAGTACCAAATTCACCAACTCCACCAGCAAAAAA from Halictus rubicundus isolate RS-2024b chromosome 2, iyHalRubi1_principal, whole genome shotgun sequence carries:
- the Rad9 gene encoding cell cycle checkpoint control protein Rad9 isoform X2; this translates as MKCVIPGANVRVLAKAIHALARIGDEMYIEPQSSSVSFRTVNMANSAYADFTFYQSYFSYYVYGDLQENDALKCKISMRSAMMVFKTPNLIDKQVETCHIRLEPDASEILFILKYKNSIIKTHLLPILDCEILQTAYDKDCATNQFSSQPRVLGDAMQNFHQNLIEITLEASSQKLLLRNYIDDTSESVMIPVGIYFEQAGKPVIFGLKNPSFDGNLVLSTLSSGTDSQTDSTISGRQEKSVKRRAGNRRASRRSNKSATNIENKTAKKNKTAASVSAKDIHPRLVEQKKQTNEHTTKEKESSQLNRSNRTTKNNEGNDHISYLPVEEHSQKQSHSRSVEQNNQKIFHNNPSTSYNTSALSKPTTSARELVSSAFSTITKRKSVNNETGRQERENQDKADISDTVPNSPTPPAKKARLIFQKCFQKTFDPRTLPGYDIILAEDSDESGRE
- the Rad9 gene encoding cell cycle checkpoint control protein Rad9 isoform X1 → MKCVIPGANVRVLAKAIHALARIGDEMYIEPQSSSVSFRTVNMANSAYADFTFYQSYFSYYVYGDLQENDALKCKISMRSAMMVFKTPNLIDKQVETCHIRLEPDASEILFILKYKNSIIKTHLLPILDCEILQTAYDKDCATNQFSSQPRVLGDAMQNFHQNLIEITLEASSQKLLLRNYIDDTSGLSNTTRTQLALGRGEFDRYDIKTDTSITFCMKEFKAFLNFAESVMIPVGIYFEQAGKPVIFGLKNPSFDGNLVLSTLSSGTDSQTDSTISGRQEKSVKRRAGNRRASRRSNKSATNIENKTAKKNKTAASVSAKDIHPRLVEQKKQTNEHTTKEKESSQLNRSNRTTKNNEGNDHISYLPVEEHSQKQSHSRSVEQNNQKIFHNNPSTSYNTSALSKPTTSARELVSSAFSTITKRKSVNNETGRQERENQDKADISDTVPNSPTPPAKKARLIFQKCFQKTFDPRTLPGYDIILAEDSDESGRE
- the Rad9 gene encoding cell cycle checkpoint control protein Rad9 isoform X3, with amino-acid sequence MMVFKTPNLIDKQVETCHIRLEPDASEILFILKYKNSIIKTHLLPILDCEILQTAYDKDCATNQFSSQPRVLGDAMQNFHQNLIEITLEASSQKLLLRNYIDDTSGLSNTTRTQLALGRGEFDRYDIKTDTSITFCMKEFKAFLNFAESVMIPVGIYFEQAGKPVIFGLKNPSFDGNLVLSTLSSGTDSQTDSTISGRQEKSVKRRAGNRRASRRSNKSATNIENKTAKKNKTAASVSAKDIHPRLVEQKKQTNEHTTKEKESSQLNRSNRTTKNNEGNDHISYLPVEEHSQKQSHSRSVEQNNQKIFHNNPSTSYNTSALSKPTTSARELVSSAFSTITKRKSVNNETGRQERENQDKADISDTVPNSPTPPAKKARLIFQKCFQKTFDPRTLPGYDIILAEDSDESGRE